From Woronichinia naegeliana WA131, the proteins below share one genomic window:
- a CDS encoding response regulator: MVSELCKILLIEDESVTADLFKELLFSKTPSSLAQGFSFELTTITSIRAGFRELQEDTFDLVLLDLMLPNCRGVEALVRIRETHPQISIIVYTEVDDETIVIQAFQNGADGYLRLKNLDSDLLIYEIRSAKERQSYRQSLEQRQRLAQQEKEFDELASLANLTTSITARMFGAETLQESLPEIFIELMQTYGNLLDLALEQRAFRVEHPISTHLRTMADKMGFLKASPRDVIELHTRTLREKNKDVTLAKAQMYVAEGRLMVLELMGYLTSFYRKYYIGLSTLNIATKISQEN, translated from the coding sequence ATGGTCAGTGAACTATGCAAAATTTTGTTAATAGAAGATGAGTCCGTAACGGCTGATCTTTTTAAAGAACTTTTGTTCTCAAAAACACCTTCTTCCCTAGCCCAGGGATTTAGTTTTGAGCTAACCACCATTACTTCCATCAGAGCAGGATTCAGGGAATTACAGGAAGACACTTTTGACCTCGTATTGTTAGATTTGATGTTACCCAATTGTCGAGGGGTCGAGGCTTTAGTTCGGATTAGAGAAACCCATCCGCAAATTTCCATTATTGTTTATACAGAAGTAGATGATGAAACAATTGTCATCCAAGCTTTTCAGAATGGTGCAGATGGCTATTTACGCTTAAAAAATCTGGATAGTGATTTATTGATATATGAAATTCGTTCTGCTAAAGAGCGACAGTCCTATCGCCAGAGTTTAGAACAGCGTCAACGGCTGGCCCAACAGGAAAAAGAGTTTGATGAATTAGCTTCTTTGGCTAATCTAACGACCAGTATCACGGCGCGGATGTTTGGTGCAGAAACATTGCAGGAGAGCTTACCAGAAATCTTTATTGAGTTAATGCAAACCTATGGTAACTTGCTAGATTTAGCCTTAGAACAAAGGGCCTTTCGAGTTGAACATCCTATTTCCACTCATCTCAGAACCATGGCTGACAAAATGGGTTTTCTTAAAGCCAGTCCGAGGGATGTCATTGAATTACATACCCGAACCTTGAGAGAAAAAAATAAAGATGTTACCCTAGCTAAAGCTCAAATGTATGTCGCCGAAGGACGATTGATGGTTCTCGAACTCATGGGTTATCTCACTTCTTTTTATCGCAAATACTATATCGGATTAAGCACTCTTAATATAGCGACCAAAATCTCTCAGGAAAATTAG
- a CDS encoding circadian clock KaiB family protein has product MNKYLLKLYITGNSIRSQRAIANICRICREELKDQYTVEIIDVLEEPHRAEQEKILVTPTLIKQLPPPLQRIIGDMSNTQRVLFGLDILPSELEVNS; this is encoded by the coding sequence ATGAATAAATATTTGTTAAAACTTTATATTACTGGAAATTCTATTCGCTCTCAAAGAGCGATCGCCAATATCTGCCGTATTTGTCGCGAAGAACTCAAAGATCAATATACGGTAGAAATTATTGATGTTCTCGAAGAACCCCATCGAGCCGAACAGGAAAAAATTTTAGTGACCCCCACTTTAATTAAACAGTTACCTCCGCCTCTCCAACGGATTATTGGTGATATGTCGAATACCCAAAGGGTATTGTTCGGATTGGACATTTTACCCAGTGAATTGGAAGTGAATTCGTAA
- a CDS encoding site-2 protease family protein: MFNLSETTAIALILLMAGGVLTWGYQRSKPFGKLGLLAWFQSVVLMAPWLIFFTLFAAGIYLNLIGVVMLLVISAGIYIYLGKRLRAEGQDTMLRERAAQRLKAFESDNTATPSEAETTNSTDNSEANNPDILPIPEADLALIKGIFSIDTFFATQTISYQEGAIFQGNLRADPDEAYPKLSEKLTAVLSEKYRLFLVEGTEGRPVVIILPRSNDPQTMTLAQKNLALVLFIATLVTSLEAIAALLGFDLFSQWQRYGEALPLAMGLWLILIAHEIGHRWAAKNYNLKLSWPFFLPTWQIGSFGSVTRFESLLPDRSALFDIAFAGPALGGIVSLFLLFIGLVLSHPGSLFQVPSQFFQGSILVGALARVVLGEELQKTIIDVHPLTVLGWLGLVINALNLMPAGQLDGGRIVQAIYGRKTARRTTVATLIVLGLVSIFNPANPIPLYWAVVILFLQRDLERPSLNELSEPDDNRAGLALLALFLMLVTIIPLSPALAGRLGIGS; the protein is encoded by the coding sequence ATGTTTAATCTTTCTGAAACCACCGCGATCGCTTTGATTCTACTGATGGCTGGAGGCGTTTTAACTTGGGGTTATCAACGGTCTAAACCCTTTGGCAAATTAGGATTATTAGCCTGGTTCCAATCCGTTGTCCTCATGGCCCCTTGGTTAATTTTCTTTACCCTATTTGCTGCTGGGATTTATCTTAATTTAATCGGTGTGGTAATGCTGTTAGTTATTTCCGCCGGTATTTATATTTATCTGGGTAAACGACTACGAGCCGAGGGGCAGGATACCATGCTAAGGGAACGGGCAGCCCAAAGGCTCAAGGCCTTTGAGTCGGACAATACGGCTACCCCTTCAGAGGCAGAAACGACTAACTCGACTGACAATAGTGAAGCCAACAATCCTGATATTTTACCCATTCCTGAAGCGGATCTGGCTTTAATTAAAGGCATTTTTAGCATTGATACTTTTTTTGCCACTCAAACCATTTCCTACCAAGAAGGGGCGATTTTTCAGGGCAATTTGCGGGCGGATCCGGATGAGGCCTATCCCAAACTGAGTGAAAAATTAACGGCTGTTTTAAGTGAAAAATATCGGCTATTTTTGGTAGAAGGAACCGAAGGGCGGCCCGTGGTCATCATTCTTCCCCGCAGTAATGATCCCCAAACCATGACCCTGGCTCAGAAAAATCTGGCCCTAGTTCTGTTCATTGCTACCCTGGTCACTAGTTTGGAGGCGATCGCGGCTCTCTTGGGCTTTGATTTATTTAGTCAATGGCAACGTTATGGCGAAGCTTTACCCCTGGCAATGGGATTGTGGCTAATTTTAATTGCCCATGAAATCGGTCATCGTTGGGCCGCCAAAAACTATAACTTAAAATTAAGTTGGCCCTTTTTTCTTCCCACTTGGCAAATTGGTTCTTTCGGTTCTGTTACCCGTTTTGAATCCCTTTTACCCGATCGTTCTGCCCTCTTTGATATTGCCTTTGCGGGGCCAGCCCTAGGGGGAATAGTTTCCCTGTTCTTGCTATTTATCGGTTTAGTGCTTTCCCATCCGGGTAGTCTTTTTCAGGTTCCCAGCCAGTTTTTTCAAGGTTCTATTTTAGTTGGAGCGTTAGCGCGGGTTGTGCTAGGAGAAGAATTACAGAAAACGATTATTGATGTCCATCCTCTTACCGTTTTAGGTTGGTTAGGGTTAGTGATTAATGCCTTAAATTTAATGCCCGCCGGTCAACTAGATGGGGGACGAATTGTACAAGCCATTTACGGACGCAAAACAGCCCGCCGAACAACGGTTGCGACCCTTATTGTGTTGGGTTTAGTTTCTATCTTTAATCCGGCTAATCCCATTCCCTTATATTGGGCAGTTGTCATTCTCTTTTTGCAACGGGATTTAGAACGTCCCAGTTTAAATGAGTTAAGTGAACCCGATGATAATCGTGCTGGTTTAGCTCTTTTAGCTCTCTTTTTAATGTTAGTAACG
- the murQ gene encoding N-acetylmuramic acid 6-phosphate etherase, translating into MFMNVLEQRGHLLTEQVNPQSQNLDQLSCLELVELFNQEDAKTLAAIAGAKESLAKAIELTSQCLGTGGRLFYIGAGTSGRLGVLDAAECPPTFCTPPDLVQGILAGGAEALIKSSEGLEDVAADGATAIADYGIGPNDVIVGITAGGTTPYVQGALAEAKKQGAITIFMACVPVEQVKIAVDVDIRLLTGPEILAGSTRLKAGTVTKMALNIISTGTMVRLGKVYGNRMIDVAVTNRKLEDRALRILEDLTQLSREDCVTLLDKSDRRVKLALLMHWTGLEAEAGQALLASHHGNLRAALKQAED; encoded by the coding sequence ATGTTTATGAACGTCCTAGAACAACGGGGTCATCTCCTCACAGAACAGGTTAATCCCCAGAGTCAAAATCTTGACCAACTTTCCTGTCTAGAATTAGTGGAGCTTTTCAACCAAGAGGATGCTAAAACCCTAGCCGCGATCGCCGGTGCCAAAGAATCGTTAGCTAAGGCGATTGAGTTAACCAGTCAATGCCTAGGGACAGGGGGAAGATTGTTTTACATCGGGGCTGGAACCAGTGGACGTTTAGGAGTGTTAGATGCCGCCGAATGTCCTCCCACTTTTTGTACGCCACCTGACCTGGTGCAAGGGATTTTAGCTGGGGGAGCAGAGGCACTGATTAAGAGTTCAGAGGGTTTAGAGGATGTGGCCGCCGATGGTGCAACAGCGATCGCTGATTATGGTATTGGGCCAAATGATGTAATTGTGGGTATTACAGCCGGAGGAACGACTCCCTACGTTCAAGGAGCTTTAGCCGAGGCCAAGAAACAGGGAGCCATTACTATATTTATGGCTTGTGTACCGGTTGAACAGGTCAAGATTGCCGTCGATGTGGATATTCGTCTGCTAACCGGGCCAGAGATTTTAGCTGGCTCAACCCGACTCAAGGCGGGAACAGTGACGAAAATGGCTTTAAATATTATCTCGACCGGAACAATGGTACGACTGGGCAAGGTCTATGGCAATCGCATGATTGATGTGGCTGTTACTAACCGTAAACTGGAAGATCGAGCCTTAAGAATTTTAGAAGATTTAACCCAACTGAGTCGAGAAGATTGCGTTACACTCCTAGACAAAAGCGATCGCAGGGTCAAACTCGCTCTTTTAATGCACTGGACAGGATTGGAGGCAGAAGCCGGTCAAGCTTTATTAGCAAGTCATCATGGTAATTTACGGGCCGCATTGAAACAGGCTGAAGATTAG